A window of the Paenibacillus woosongensis genome harbors these coding sequences:
- the treP gene encoding PTS system trehalose-specific EIIBC component, which translates to MANIDRKNVERIIQAVGGKDNIEAATHCVTRLRFALVDESKVDSKALDENDLVKGQFSTQGQFQVVIGPGLVDQVYDEMLKITGGARASKDDVKTLASKKQNPLQRAIKTLADIFIPILPAIVMAGLLLGINNILTGPDIFYAGQSLIEVHPQWADVASIINLIASTAFAFLPVLIGWSAVRQFGGSPLLGIVLGLILVNPDLMSAYQYADAKLAGTVPVWNLFGLDVEKIGYQGQVLPVLVSAYLLAKIESFLNKRVHDSIKLLVVAPVALLVTGFLAFIVVGPITFAIGNVLTSGLVSIFDSFAALGGLIYGGLYSLLVITGMHHTFLAVDIQLIGSQGGTFLWPMLALANIAQGAAALAMMFVAREQKAKGLAVTSSISAFLGVTEPAIFGVNVRHRYPFIFGMIGSGIAGVILAINNVLASSIGVGGIPGFLSIFPNQWGIFFLGMAIVLVVPFAGTLLYGKYRMSKTGSAVNVEAEEPKKEAVQPQSEVQANSGKLPIDIAAPLSGEIVPLSEVPDPAFAEKQMGQGIAIVPSEGKVFAPFDGTVAHLIKSKHALILTDTNGIQILIHVGINTVSLKGEGFTAHVETGASITKGQLLLEFDMERIEQAGLPVITPVIVPDGQDVIDQVKEYEGPAVHSDTTVLQVALR; encoded by the coding sequence ATGGCGAACATAGATCGCAAAAATGTGGAGCGCATCATCCAAGCCGTTGGCGGCAAAGACAATATCGAAGCGGCTACGCATTGCGTGACCCGATTGAGATTTGCCCTTGTGGATGAAAGCAAGGTTGATTCCAAGGCATTGGACGAAAATGATCTCGTCAAAGGGCAGTTCTCGACCCAGGGCCAATTCCAGGTCGTAATCGGACCGGGTCTGGTCGATCAGGTCTATGATGAGATGCTGAAAATTACCGGGGGAGCGAGAGCGAGCAAAGATGACGTTAAGACACTCGCCAGCAAGAAGCAAAATCCGCTTCAGCGGGCGATCAAGACGCTGGCCGATATTTTCATTCCAATATTGCCTGCGATCGTAATGGCGGGTTTGCTGCTCGGCATTAACAACATACTGACGGGACCGGACATTTTCTATGCAGGCCAGTCACTCATTGAAGTACACCCGCAGTGGGCAGACGTTGCTTCGATCATCAACCTGATTGCAAGCACAGCCTTCGCCTTCCTGCCGGTATTGATTGGATGGTCCGCGGTGCGGCAATTTGGCGGAAGCCCGCTGCTGGGGATCGTGCTTGGCCTGATTCTGGTCAATCCCGATCTGATGAGCGCTTATCAATATGCCGATGCCAAACTTGCAGGCACGGTGCCGGTCTGGAATCTCTTCGGTCTTGATGTCGAGAAGATCGGTTATCAAGGGCAGGTGCTTCCAGTCCTGGTCTCCGCGTATCTTTTAGCGAAAATCGAGAGCTTCCTGAACAAACGCGTGCATGATTCGATCAAGCTGCTTGTCGTAGCACCTGTAGCCTTGCTGGTGACCGGATTCCTTGCGTTTATCGTTGTAGGGCCGATCACGTTTGCAATCGGTAACGTACTCACGTCAGGGCTGGTCAGCATTTTTGATTCTTTTGCCGCGCTTGGCGGATTGATTTATGGAGGATTGTACTCCTTGCTGGTCATCACGGGAATGCACCATACCTTCCTAGCCGTCGATATTCAGCTCATCGGCAGCCAAGGCGGAACCTTCCTGTGGCCGATGCTGGCTTTGGCGAATATCGCGCAGGGCGCCGCGGCGCTTGCTATGATGTTCGTTGCCAGAGAACAGAAAGCCAAAGGGCTGGCCGTAACATCATCAATTTCCGCCTTCTTGGGAGTTACCGAGCCGGCTATCTTCGGCGTGAATGTGCGCCACAGATATCCTTTTATTTTCGGAATGATCGGTTCCGGGATCGCGGGAGTGATTTTAGCCATTAATAATGTTCTAGCGTCCTCGATCGGGGTCGGCGGCATTCCTGGCTTCCTGTCGATTTTCCCGAACCAATGGGGCATCTTCTTCCTGGGAATGGCAATTGTGCTTGTGGTTCCCTTTGCGGGAACGCTCTTGTATGGCAAGTATCGCATGTCTAAGACAGGTTCGGCGGTCAACGTTGAAGCGGAAGAACCTAAGAAAGAGGCGGTTCAACCTCAATCTGAAGTACAAGCTAATTCGGGCAAGCTTCCCATTGATATCGCGGCGCCGTTAAGCGGGGAAATTGTGCCTTTGTCCGAAGTACCTGACCCTGCTTTCGCGGAGAAGCAGATGGGACAAGGCATTGCTATCGTTCCGTCGGAGGGCAAGGTATTTGCTCCGTTTGACGGTACGGTTGCCCACCTGATCAAGAGCAAGCATGCATTGATTTTAACAGATACGAACGGTATTCAGATTTTGATTCATGTCGGTATCAACACGGTTTCCTTGAAAGGCGAGGGCTTTACCGCTCACGTTGAGACAGGGGCTTCCATTACCAAGGGTCAGTTGCTGCTTGAATTCGACATGGAGCGGATTGAGCAGGCTGGGCTTCCAGTCATTACACCGGTGATCGTGCCGGACGGACAGGACGTCATCGATCAGGTTAAGGAATATGAAGGACCAGCGGTTCACAGCGATACGACAGTGCTGCAGGTTGCGCTCAGATAA
- the treR gene encoding trehalose operon repressor, with protein sequence MKNNIFMSLYKDYAERIDDGTLPPGSKLPSENELAATYGTSRETVRKGLNLLAQNGYINKVKGKGSFVLATGRLKFPISGLVSYKELSERLGKPSRTLVYTTERVPAGDTIAKELQIEPGQPVWKVIRAREIDGERIILDIDYLLAEVVPHLTEDIAADSIYHYLEQELQLKISYAEKVISVDQATEQDYRCMDLGEDKHVVVVRGYVHLEDTTLFQYTESRHRLDKFQFVDFARRISREN encoded by the coding sequence ATGAAGAACAATATTTTTATGAGCCTCTATAAGGATTACGCTGAACGAATCGATGACGGTACGCTGCCGCCAGGCAGCAAGCTCCCTTCGGAGAATGAGCTGGCTGCGACCTACGGGACTTCGAGAGAGACCGTGCGCAAGGGCTTGAACCTGCTGGCACAGAATGGGTACATCAACAAAGTAAAAGGGAAGGGCTCTTTCGTTCTGGCTACGGGACGGCTCAAGTTTCCGATATCGGGGCTTGTCAGCTATAAAGAGTTGTCCGAGCGGCTCGGCAAACCAAGCCGGACCCTGGTCTATACAACCGAACGCGTTCCTGCCGGGGACACGATTGCCAAAGAGCTGCAAATTGAACCGGGACAGCCGGTGTGGAAAGTAATCCGCGCCAGGGAAATCGACGGCGAACGCATCATTTTGGATATCGATTATTTGCTTGCCGAAGTCGTTCCGCATTTGACAGAGGATATCGCGGCTGATTCGATATATCATTATTTGGAGCAGGAGCTTCAGTTGAAAATCAGCTATGCCGAGAAAGTGATTTCTGTAGATCAGGCTACTGAGCAGGATTATCGCTGCATGGACTTAGGAGAGGACAAGCATGTGGTAGTCGTCCGGGGCTATGTGCACCTGGAGGATACGACGCTCTTTCAGTATACGGAGTCCCGGCATCGGCTGGACAAGTTTCAGTTCGTTGATTTCGCAAGAAGAATATCCAGGGAGAACTAA
- a CDS encoding IS3 family transposase (programmed frameshift) yields MPPKKGQTFAKYSEETKKEAVRLRTEENWSYSMIKEKLGIKSDAQIISWVRKAQRGESFEDCRGRWTKKHFSSVEEENAYLKAQVEYPKKAQSKSTRGGKLDKQARFESIREMSPLYPLVKLCKIAEVSRAGYYKWLNTLADREAMLEADTMLKDHILAIHRLRPYFGYYRMRTALRKEGLLVNHKKVRRLMRELGIRSVIRKKRPFTGYKPSVIFHNVLNRKFAAEAVMEKYVTDITYVRTGNDFIYLSVVMDLYNNEIIAWKLSERNDLQLVLETVKQITAPGALLHSDQGFQYTTKSYAALLDDLRLVGSHSRRGNCFDNACIESFFSHLKTEKLHLEKPKSIGEAQELIAQYIDYYNHERFQKKLGDRSPVEYRETIAA; encoded by the exons ATGCCACCAAAGAAGGGGCAGACGTTTGCCAAATACAGCGAGGAAACAAAGAAAGAAGCAGTACGACTACGTACAGAAGAAAACTGGTCGTATTCCATGATCAAAGAAAAGTTGGGAATCAAGAGTGATGCACAAATCATTAGCTGGGTGCGTAAAGCACAGAGGGGAGAAAGCTTTGAAGATTGTCGCGGACGATGGACGAAGAAGCATTTTAGCAGCGTAGAAGAAGAGAATGCTTACCTGAAAGCGCAGGTGGAATACC CTAAAAAAGCTCAATCCAAATCTACACGGGGAGGGAAGTTGGATAAGCAAGCCCGGTTCGAGTCCATTCGAGAAATGAGCCCGCTTTATCCGCTCGTGAAGCTCTGTAAGATTGCAGAAGTGTCACGAGCTGGTTACTACAAGTGGTTGAATACATTGGCAGATCGAGAAGCAATGTTAGAAGCAGATACCATGTTAAAGGATCACATCTTGGCCATTCATCGATTGCGGCCCTATTTTGGCTATTATCGCATGCGTACCGCTTTACGGAAGGAGGGCCTCCTTGTTAACCACAAAAAGGTCCGCAGGCTTATGCGTGAACTTGGAATACGGTCCGTTATTCGGAAGAAGCGTCCCTTCACCGGTTATAAACCCTCCGTCATATTTCACAATGTCTTAAACCGAAAGTTCGCGGCTGAAGCTGTTATGGAAAAATACGTAACAGATATCACTTATGTACGAACGGGTAATGACTTTATTTACCTATCCGTTGTCATGGATTTATATAATAATGAGATCATTGCTTGGAAGCTTAGCGAACGAAATGATCTCCAACTCGTACTTGAAACTGTGAAACAGATTACCGCTCCTGGAGCCCTTCTACATTCCGATCAGGGTTTTCAATACACGACTAAAAGCTATGCAGCCTTATTGGACGACCTAAGACTCGTAGGAAGCCACTCAAGGCGCGGGAACTGCTTTGACAACGCGTGTATTGAATCATTCTTCTCTCATCTAAAAACGGAAAAACTGCATTTAGAAAAGCCTAAATCGATCGGCGAGGCTCAAGAGCTTATCGCCCAGTATATCGATTATTATAATCACGAACGGTTTCAGAAAAAACTCGGCGACCGCTCCCCAGTGGAGTACCGGGAAACGATCGCCGCTTAG
- a CDS encoding UbiD family decarboxylase yields MKYRNLEECVVDLEKHGHLVRIREEVDPYLEMAAIHLRVYEAGGPALLFENVKGTKYRAVSNLFGTIERSKFIFRNTWRAAENVIALRNDPMQALKKPFQSMSSGLAALTALPFKKPGGLPSGMQEIQISDLPQIHHWPMDGGAFITLPQVYTEDPDKPGIMNSNLGMYRVQLSGNDYEINREVGMHYQIHRGIGIHQDKANKLGKPLKVSCFVGGHPAHSLAAVMPLPEGMSELTIAGMLSGRRFRYSYVDGYCISHDADFVITGEIHPGETKPEGPFGDHLGYYSLVHPFPVMKVHKVYAKPNAIWPFTVVGRPPQEDTAFGELIHELTGDAVKLEVPGVKEVQAVDAAGVHPLLFAIGSERYTPYQEVKQPAELLTIANHILGTNQLSLAKYLFITAEEKQPLSTYREVEFLSYILERIDLHRDIHFHTNTTIDTLDYSGTGLNTGSKVVFAAYGEKKRELCTEVPDGLKDIRGYENVRFVLPGIVAMQGPAFRDYASANKEMDELSEAIAARGEFPSCPMIILCDDSEFLSASLSNFLWVTFTRSNPSHDIYGVNSYYDNKHWACDNVIIDARSKPHQAPPLIPDPAVEKNIERLFVKGASLGGIKIG; encoded by the coding sequence ATGAAGTATCGCAATTTGGAAGAATGCGTCGTTGATTTGGAGAAGCACGGACATTTGGTCCGTATTCGCGAGGAAGTAGACCCTTATTTAGAGATGGCCGCGATTCATTTGCGCGTCTATGAAGCTGGAGGCCCGGCATTATTATTTGAAAACGTCAAGGGTACGAAGTATCGGGCTGTCTCTAATCTCTTCGGAACGATCGAGCGGAGCAAGTTCATTTTCCGCAATACATGGCGGGCTGCGGAGAACGTAATTGCTTTACGCAATGACCCGATGCAAGCGTTGAAGAAGCCGTTTCAGAGCATGAGCTCGGGTTTGGCCGCGCTGACTGCGCTGCCTTTCAAGAAACCAGGGGGGCTGCCGTCTGGCATGCAGGAAATACAAATTTCGGATTTGCCGCAAATCCATCATTGGCCGATGGACGGAGGAGCGTTCATTACGCTTCCGCAAGTGTACACAGAGGATCCGGACAAGCCGGGAATTATGAATTCCAATCTGGGCATGTACCGCGTGCAGCTTAGCGGCAACGACTATGAGATCAACAGAGAAGTCGGTATGCACTATCAAATCCATCGCGGAATCGGCATTCACCAGGACAAGGCCAACAAGCTAGGGAAGCCGCTGAAGGTAAGCTGCTTTGTCGGCGGGCATCCAGCGCACTCCCTAGCTGCCGTCATGCCGCTGCCGGAGGGAATGAGCGAGCTGACGATTGCGGGAATGCTCTCCGGGCGGCGTTTTCGCTATAGTTATGTTGATGGTTATTGCATCAGCCATGACGCTGATTTCGTCATAACGGGTGAAATTCATCCCGGAGAGACAAAGCCGGAGGGACCTTTTGGCGATCATCTGGGCTACTATAGCTTGGTTCATCCTTTTCCCGTCATGAAGGTACACAAAGTATACGCGAAGCCGAATGCCATCTGGCCGTTTACGGTTGTCGGACGTCCTCCGCAGGAGGATACGGCGTTTGGCGAGCTGATCCACGAGCTGACCGGTGATGCCGTCAAGCTGGAAGTTCCGGGCGTGAAAGAGGTGCAGGCGGTTGACGCTGCAGGCGTGCATCCGCTCCTGTTCGCGATCGGCAGCGAGCGCTATACGCCGTACCAGGAGGTTAAGCAGCCGGCCGAGCTGTTGACGATTGCCAATCATATTCTAGGGACGAACCAATTGAGCTTGGCGAAATATTTGTTTATTACCGCCGAAGAGAAGCAGCCGCTTAGCACGTATCGCGAAGTCGAGTTCTTAAGCTATATCCTGGAGCGCATTGACCTGCACCGGGATATCCATTTTCATACGAACACGACAATCGATACACTTGATTATTCCGGGACAGGACTGAACACCGGGAGCAAGGTTGTTTTTGCAGCATACGGGGAGAAAAAAAGGGAGCTCTGTACGGAGGTTCCTGACGGACTGAAGGACATTCGCGGCTACGAAAACGTCCGTTTCGTCCTGCCGGGCATCGTCGCCATGCAGGGACCAGCGTTTAGAGATTACGCGAGCGCGAATAAGGAGATGGATGAGCTCAGCGAGGCGATCGCGGCAAGAGGAGAATTCCCTTCCTGCCCAATGATTATTCTATGCGACGACAGCGAGTTTCTGAGCGCATCTCTGAGTAATTTTCTCTGGGTAACCTTCACTCGCAGCAATCCGTCCCATGATATTTACGGAGTAAACAGCTATTACGACAACAAGCATTGGGCTTGTGACAACGTCATTATCGATGCCCGCAGCAAGCCACATCAAGCGCCGCCGCTTATTCCCGACCCGGCGGTGGAGAAAAATATTGAGCGCTTGTTTGTTAAAGGGGCTAGTTTAGGTGGGATCAAGATAGGATAG
- the treC gene encoding alpha,alpha-phosphotrehalase, translating to MESKGNLPRDWWRTSTVYQVYPKSFKDTTGSGTGDIRGVTEKLDYIKGLGIDIVWLQPVYVSPQNDNGYDVADYYNIDPAFGTMEDFDELVRELKRRDMHLMIDIVVNHSSTEHRWFKEAKSSRNNPYRDYYIWRDPAADGGPPNNWQSKFGGSAWQYDEGTGQYFLTLFDKTQADLNWENDKVRQEVVDLLTFWAKKGVSGFRMDVINLISKDQSFPMDDGSVPPGDGRRFYTDGPRVHEYVKELNAKVFAPYHLVTVGEMSSTTMEHCIRYSNPDEHEFSMTFNFHHLKVDYPNGQKWELKPYDFEELKQLLSDWQIGMQQGGGWNALFWNNHDQPRALTRFTDDGEFREESAKLLATTLHGLQGTPYVYQGEEIGMPDPKWNDISEFRDIESLNMYEILMQRGKTPDEAAHIVRVRSRDNSRLPMLWDDSDQAGFTTGTPWIKIDERYPLINAKSQVEDPESIYHHYRQLIELRKRLPVLTDGTYERLDDGHPRVYAYARKNAEQILVVISNFSREEVQFELPGRFTANLSAAHSKELLLGNTKDTPDLAASIKLPPYGSYMWIINTIN from the coding sequence ATGGAAAGCAAAGGAAACCTGCCTCGGGATTGGTGGAGAACGTCAACGGTTTATCAGGTATACCCCAAAAGCTTCAAGGACACGACAGGCAGCGGTACCGGCGATATCCGCGGGGTTACGGAGAAGCTTGACTATATAAAGGGCTTAGGCATCGATATTGTATGGCTGCAGCCGGTGTATGTATCTCCGCAAAATGATAACGGTTACGACGTAGCTGATTACTACAATATCGATCCCGCTTTCGGGACGATGGAGGATTTTGATGAGCTCGTTAGGGAGCTGAAACGAAGAGACATGCATCTGATGATCGATATCGTGGTGAATCATTCGTCCACGGAGCATCGCTGGTTCAAGGAGGCGAAATCCTCTCGTAACAACCCTTACCGCGATTACTATATTTGGAGAGACCCGGCTGCGGATGGAGGTCCCCCGAACAACTGGCAGTCCAAATTTGGCGGTTCGGCATGGCAATACGATGAGGGGACGGGTCAGTATTTCCTTACTCTATTCGATAAGACCCAAGCGGATCTAAATTGGGAGAATGACAAGGTTAGGCAGGAGGTCGTAGATCTGCTCACCTTCTGGGCGAAAAAAGGCGTAAGCGGATTCCGCATGGATGTTATTAACCTTATTTCCAAGGACCAAAGCTTTCCCATGGACGACGGATCGGTGCCTCCAGGAGACGGGCGGAGATTTTATACCGATGGGCCGCGCGTTCATGAGTACGTGAAGGAGCTGAACGCCAAAGTGTTCGCGCCTTATCATTTGGTTACGGTGGGAGAAATGTCTTCCACAACGATGGAGCATTGTATCCGTTACTCAAACCCGGATGAACATGAGTTCTCGATGACGTTCAATTTCCATCATTTGAAGGTGGATTACCCGAACGGACAAAAATGGGAGCTCAAACCGTATGATTTCGAGGAACTTAAGCAGCTGCTCTCCGATTGGCAAATCGGCATGCAGCAGGGCGGAGGCTGGAATGCGCTATTCTGGAACAATCATGATCAGCCGCGGGCGTTAACCCGATTTACGGATGACGGCGAATTCCGGGAAGAAAGCGCCAAGCTGCTTGCGACCACACTTCATGGCCTGCAAGGCACGCCTTATGTGTATCAGGGCGAGGAAATCGGCATGCCTGACCCGAAATGGAACGATATTTCCGAATTCCGCGACATCGAATCACTTAATATGTATGAGATCCTAATGCAGAGGGGTAAAACTCCAGATGAGGCCGCCCATATCGTAAGGGTTCGCTCCAGAGACAATTCGCGGCTGCCTATGCTGTGGGACGACAGCGATCAGGCCGGGTTTACGACCGGTACGCCGTGGATTAAGATCGATGAGCGTTATCCGCTGATTAATGCGAAGTCGCAGGTGGAAGACCCGGAATCGATCTATCATCACTACCGGCAGTTAATCGAGCTGCGCAAGAGACTTCCGGTTTTGACGGACGGAACGTATGAGCGCCTTGATGACGGGCATCCCCGTGTTTATGCTTATGCAAGAAAGAACGCGGAGCAGATACTGGTAGTTATTTCGAACTTCAGCCGTGAAGAGGTACAGTTTGAGCTGCCAGGAAGGTTCACAGCGAATCTCTCCGCTGCGCATTCTAAGGAGCTACTACTGGGGAATACGAAGGATACGCCGGACCTTGCAGCTTCCATCAAGCTGCCGCCGTATGGATCCTACATGTGGATTATTAACACGATTAATTAA
- a CDS encoding DNA alkylation repair protein yields the protein MAEPLKLMYNKDFLSGFAKKVKRAYSEFDEASFITEVLAEPWGELELKARIRKISSSLGHCLPGDYEEAIKVLYQIDEQCVGFPYLFFPDFVEVYGQADEHWELSMQALERFTSKSTAEFAVRPFLLRDPERMMQQMMIWSKHDNEHVRRLASEGCRPRLPWGQALPMYKRDPAPLLPLLEELKADPSLYVRKSVANNLNDITKDHPSVVIRLAGEWFGEHPDTDWIVRHACRNLIRKADPEIMKLFGYTDTAAAGKVPLVSNAVLSVDKAIVAIGDNSEFGYELRFREGDPVRVRIEYGIDFVKANGQTSRKLFRLVDRTLPGGARYAGSRKHSWKDLTTRRHYPGEHRIILLVNGQEVASEAIEVIFQN from the coding sequence ATGGCCGAGCCGTTAAAGTTAATGTATAACAAGGATTTTCTAAGCGGATTTGCTAAGAAGGTGAAGCGAGCCTATAGCGAATTTGACGAAGCTTCATTTATCACGGAAGTATTGGCTGAGCCATGGGGCGAACTAGAGCTAAAAGCCAGAATAAGAAAAATCAGCTCCTCGCTGGGACACTGTCTTCCCGGCGATTATGAAGAGGCGATCAAGGTTCTTTATCAAATAGATGAGCAGTGCGTAGGGTTCCCGTATTTGTTCTTTCCCGATTTTGTGGAGGTATACGGTCAGGCCGACGAGCATTGGGAGCTTTCCATGCAGGCTTTGGAGCGTTTTACGTCCAAATCAACCGCAGAATTTGCAGTACGGCCGTTCCTGCTGCGAGATCCGGAGCGGATGATGCAGCAAATGATGATTTGGTCGAAGCATGATAACGAGCATGTGCGCCGTCTTGCCAGCGAAGGCTGCCGGCCGCGTTTGCCTTGGGGACAAGCTTTGCCGATGTATAAACGCGACCCTGCGCCGCTGCTTCCCTTGCTGGAAGAATTGAAGGCCGATCCGTCATTATATGTGCGAAAAAGCGTGGCCAATAACCTGAATGATATTACGAAGGATCATCCATCCGTGGTGATCCGGTTAGCCGGCGAATGGTTTGGCGAACATCCGGACACAGACTGGATCGTCAGGCATGCGTGCCGCAATTTAATTCGCAAAGCCGACCCTGAAATCATGAAGCTGTTCGGATATACGGATACGGCGGCCGCGGGGAAGGTGCCGCTAGTGTCTAATGCTGTATTATCCGTGGACAAAGCCATAGTTGCGATCGGAGACAACAGTGAGTTTGGCTATGAGCTTCGTTTTCGCGAAGGGGATCCTGTTAGAGTTCGAATCGAATACGGCATCGATTTTGTGAAGGCAAACGGACAGACATCGCGCAAGCTATTTCGATTAGTAGACCGAACTTTGCCTGGCGGAGCACGGTATGCAGGTTCACGGAAGCATAGCTGGAAGGATTTGACGACCCGCCGCCATTATCCTGGCGAGCACCGGATCATTCTGTTGGTTAATGGGCAAGAGGTAGCATCTGAAGCTATTGAAGTGATATTCCAGAACTAG
- a CDS encoding DUF1796 family putative cysteine peptidase — protein MRLFELQRPYDLVMSLGYNCMTAYQLKRLSLRSFSGPVDWVIIHEVSDLIRLLDNRFQGYMEEQNLKILGTHNGYFSVQDTEYKAHSFHDFPRSGDNEMITNYSEFKEKLDRRISRFISLAAQADSALFVRERCSYEDAVRLRDSLASLVKGKTHLLIINYTREGRLVEHHWVDDGICSVDVNLDVEDEFFRDSYWNDAFRGVSLIQK, from the coding sequence ATGAGACTGTTTGAACTGCAACGCCCATATGATCTTGTTATGAGCCTTGGTTATAATTGCATGACAGCATACCAGTTGAAGAGATTATCGCTTAGAAGCTTTTCAGGACCTGTCGATTGGGTGATTATCCATGAGGTAAGCGACTTAATTCGTCTGCTGGACAATCGTTTTCAGGGATATATGGAGGAACAGAATCTAAAGATCCTGGGCACCCATAATGGATATTTTTCGGTTCAGGACACGGAATACAAGGCGCATTCCTTCCACGACTTCCCACGCTCTGGCGATAATGAGATGATTACAAATTATTCGGAATTTAAAGAAAAGTTGGATAGACGCATTAGCCGCTTCATAAGCTTGGCTGCCCAAGCAGATTCGGCTTTGTTTGTCCGTGAGCGCTGCAGCTATGAGGATGCGGTGCGTTTGAGAGATAGCTTAGCTTCTTTGGTCAAAGGCAAGACGCATTTATTAATTATTAACTATACGAGGGAAGGCAGACTCGTTGAGCATCATTGGGTGGATGACGGCATTTGCAGTGTAGACGTAAATCTCGATGTCGAAGATGAATTTTTTCGTGATTCATATTGGAACGATGCCTTTCGGGGGGTGTCATTAATTCAGAAATGA